The following proteins are encoded in a genomic region of Entelurus aequoreus isolate RoL-2023_Sb linkage group LG01, RoL_Eaeq_v1.1, whole genome shotgun sequence:
- the cept1b gene encoding choline/ethanolaminephosphotransferase 1b, which translates to MSATGQQQGGTLRSRRGLLRDKEPAGQGIGMEASCWLAPGVLRRLIELPSPPLSRHQLKRLEEHRYSSAGRSLLEPLMQRYWEWLVARVPAWIAPNLITIIGLATNIFTTLVLVYYCPTATEQAPLWAYLLCAVGLFVYQSLDAIDGKQARRTNSSSPLGELFDHGCDSLSTVFVVLGTSIAVQLGTNPDWMFFCCFAGMFMFYCAHWQTYVSGTLRFGIIDVTEVQLFIITMYLLAAVGGSSLWQSLIPILNIQMKMVPAIFTFLGAIFSCTNYFRVIFTGGVGKNGSTIAGTSVLSPVLHIGSVIVLAVMIYKKSSVQLFEKHPCLYILAFGFVSAKITNKLVVAHMTKSEMHLHDLAFLGPGLLFLNQYFNSFIDEYLVLWIALVISLFDLVRYSISVCNQIASHLHIFVFKIKPCSVLGSPKH; encoded by the exons ATGAGTGCGACGGGGCAGCAGCAAGGGGGGACCCTGCGCTCCCGTCGGGGGCTCTTGCGGGACAAGGAGCCCGCCGGGCAAGGCATAGGCATGGAGGCGAGCTGCTGGCTAGCCCCCGGGGTCCTGCGCCGGCTGATTGAGCTGCCCTCGCCCCCCCTCTCCAGACACCAGCTAAAAAGGCTGGAGGAGCACAG GTACAGCAGTGCAGGCCGCTCGCTGCTGGAGCCTCTGATGCAGCGTTACTGGGAGTGGTTGGTGGCTCGCGTTCCTGCCTGGATCGCTCCCAACCTAATCACCATTATTGGCCTGGCTACCAACATCTTCACCACACTAGTGCTGGTCTACTACTGCCCTACAGCCACCGAGCAG GCTCCTCTCTGGGCGTACCTGCTGTGTGCGGTGGGTCTCTTCGTGTACCAGTCGCTGGACGCCATCGATGGCAAGCAGGCCAGGCGCACCAACAGCAGCTCACCACTGGGGGAGCTCTTTGACCACGGCTGTGACTCCCTCTCCACCG TGTTTGTTGTGTTGGGGACCAGTATAGCTGTGCAGCTGGGCACAAACCCGGACTGGATGTTCTTCTGTTGCTTTGCTGGAATGTTTATGTTCTACTGCGCCCACTGGCAGACCTACGTGTCGGGAACGCTACGATTTGGCAT CATCGACGTGACAGAGGTGCAGCTCTTCATCATCACCATGTACCTGCTGGCCGCTGTGGGAGGCTCTTCGCTCTGGCAGTCACTG ATTCCCATCCTAAATATCCAGATGAAAATGGTTCctgccattttcacatttttaggAGCCATCTTCTCCTGCACCAATTACTTCCGAGTTATCTTCACAGGAGGCGTGGGCAAGAACGGCTCCACAATAGCG GGAACCAGCGTCCTCTCTCCCGTCCTGCACATTGGTTCTGTTATAGTCCTGGCCGTCATGATTTACAAGAAGTCTTCTGTCCAGCTGTTTGAGAAACACCCGTGTCTTTATATTCTGGCGTTTGGCTTCGTCTCCGCCAAAATCACCAATAAATTAGTT GTAGCACACATGACAAAAAGTGAGATGCACCTCCACGATTTAGCCTTCTTGGGACCAGGGCTCCTCTTCCTCAATCAGTATTTCAATAGTTTTATTGACGAGTACCTGGTGCTGTGGATTGCACTG GTCATTTCCTTGTTCGACCTGGTGCGCTACAGTATCAGCGTCTGCAACCAGATCGCCAGCCACCTCCACATCTTCGTCTTCAAGATCAAGCCGTGTTCCGTCCTCGGCTCGCCCAAGCACTGA